Sequence from the Egicoccus sp. AB-alg6-2 genome:
CGGGTCGTGTTCTGGATCGTCGAGGTGGTTGGCCAGCGTCTCGTTAGCACGGGCGTGGACGGCCGGATCGAGGGTGGTGAAGATGCGCAGTCCGCCCTCGAAGACGGCGTCGATCCGCTCGGCCCGGGTTTCGCCGACAGCTTCGCGCAGCCCGGGCTGCATCGCCATGTTCTCGTCGTAGATCAGCCGCTTGACGTAGTCGATCCAGAACGGTTCGGCGGCGACCTCCTCGCGCAGGTCGAGTTCGAGCGGCTCGTTCCTGGCGGCGTCGAGGTCCTCGGCGTCGATGGCCCCCTCGGCCAGCATCCGGCTCAGGACCACGTCGCGGCGACGTTCGGCGGCCTCGGGATCGCTCACCGGGTTGGTGGTCGAGGGCGCCTGGATCGTGCCGGCCAGCGTGGCGGCCTCCGCGAGGGTCAGCTCCTCGATCGGCTTGCTGAAGTAGTGCTCGGCCGCGGTCCCGAACCCGTACACCCCGTCGCCGAGGTAGACGGCGTTGAGGTAGCGCTCGAGGATCTCGTCCTTGCTCAGGCGCTGCTCGAGTTCCACCGCCCACACGACCTCGTGCATCTTGCGGTCGAGGGTCTGCTCGGGGTCCAGCAACGTCATCTTGACGTACTGCTGGGTGATGGTGGAGGCGCCCTCCTCGATGCCGCCGGCCGTCGCGTTGCGCGCCGCGGCACGCAGGACCGACTGGTGGTTGACGCCGTTGTGCTCGTAGAACTCGTCGTCCTCGATGGCCAGCACGGCGTCGACGAGCACCTGGGGAACCTGGTCGAGCGTGACCGGTTCGCGCCGCTCGACGCCCGACAACTCCGCGATCCGTTCCCCACTGGACTCGTGGACCGTGGAGATCTCCGCCGCGATCGGCAGGTTCTCCGGCAGCGGAGGTCGGTCGATCACCTGCGTCCGCGTCGCGTCGACCGTGTCGGCGGCCGCGACCACGAACGGCACGATCGGCGCCAGGACCAGCAGGCCCAGGGCCACGACGATCACCAGCACCCCGGTGAGGCTGCGCAGCCCGCGACTGATCGAGTTGAACGACATGGCCACAGCATGGCGTGTCCAGGATCGACACCCCGCCGACGTCCCCGACCGGATGGTCGGGAAGATCAGTCGATCCCGGCCTCGCGCTGGCGTTCGCGGACCCACGCGACGATGTCGTCGACCTGCGCGGTGTCGAGTCCGCCGATCGGGGGCATGTCCCCGAAGTCCCAGTGGTGGGCCGCCACGCCCTGCTCGACCGCCCGGTGGAACGACGCGTCGGAATGATGGCCGGGTTCGTACACCTCGTGGACGAGCGGGGGCCCGTTGTTGGTGCCCTGCCCCTGCGGCCCGTGGCAGAGGGCGCAGTTGGCCTGGAAGAGCTCCTCGCCGCGTTCGACGTCCGCGGCCGTCTCGCCATCGAGGGTGGCCGCGCCGCCACACGCCACGAGCGAGGCGGCGATCACCGTCAACAGGGTCGTCCGACGTCGGTGCACGACAACCTTTCAAAAACGATGGCGACGGCCGGCACGGTAGGCGAAGCCGCGGCCGCCGCGCCGCGCTGCACGGACCGACGGTCGGACAGCCCACGCCGGAGGACAACGCG
This genomic interval carries:
- a CDS encoding transglycosylase domain-containing protein, with protein sequence MSFNSISRGLRSLTGVLVIVVALGLLVLAPIVPFVVAAADTVDATRTQVIDRPPLPENLPIAAEISTVHESSGERIAELSGVERREPVTLDQVPQVLVDAVLAIEDDEFYEHNGVNHQSVLRAAARNATAGGIEEGASTITQQYVKMTLLDPEQTLDRKMHEVVWAVELEQRLSKDEILERYLNAVYLGDGVYGFGTAAEHYFSKPIEELTLAEAATLAGTIQAPSTTNPVSDPEAAERRRDVVLSRMLAEGAIDAEDLDAARNEPLELDLREEVAAEPFWIDYVKRLIYDENMAMQPGLREAVGETRAERIDAVFEGGLRIFTTLDPAVHARANETLANHLDDPEHDPMGALITVEHATGALRAVALGPRQFGACPPDLDEDEPCLATQVNPALPNAGGSGRQAGSAFKPFVAAAAIEDGVTLDHEYDTPSGEPIEGCGFSDEDDYEPQNYGGEDGGEIELPEAMRASNNVYFVKLARDVGIERIVALAQAHGITESSNIEDFGERMCSIALGTPEIFPLEMAVAYGTWANAGVRCEPYLIERVEDRWGEVIYEHEPVCEQVVSEETAGLMRSLLYQPVASDGTAPVVGQAVPDAFGKTGTTQDFADAWFVGFAGAYSTASWIGHERPAPLRDVTIGGRYFESVTGGSLPASIWAEYMAGLDD
- a CDS encoding cytochrome c; this encodes MHRRRTTLLTVIAASLVACGGAATLDGETAADVERGEELFQANCALCHGPQGQGTNNGPPLVHEVYEPGHHSDASFHRAVEQGVAAHHWDFGDMPPIGGLDTAQVDDIVAWVRERQREAGID